GCATCAGCACTTTGTAGTTGGACGGCTTTTTGGTCTTGGGCCGCGTGCGCGTTGCGACACCGGTCTCGTGATCGTCGAGTCCGTCGTCATCGGGGCCGTTCGCCATCATGTGGAAGCGTGTCACCATCAGCGTCTTAAAATATGGCAAGTTGAAAAGGTGCCGCAAGGGCGGGCATTTTTTCGTCGCGCACAAAAAAGGCGGCCGCCCCAAAAAGGAGCGGCCGCCGCAGTCCGTTACCTGACTTTAGGAGGGGAGAGGGTCAGGCAACGAGCGTGTTGAAGCGCTCGGCATTGGCCGTGGCGCGGTTCGAAAGCGGCTGGAAGGCTTCGCCGGCCAGCTTGACCATCGCTTCGGTCAGCTTCGACGTCTCGGCGACCGCACGGTCGAACGAGGCGCGGGCGAACTCGCCCTGAAGCTGCATGTACTCGGTCGGCGACTTGGCTTCGGCGAGCGAACGGATCGCGTCCGCAGCCTGCTCGACGCCGTCACGGCCCGAAGCGACAGCGTCCTGGCCGATCGAGCGCGCGCCTTCGGCGGCAACGCGGCCGGCTTCGACCATCGCTTCGATGTTGGCGCGCGTGAGGTCGGCCAGTTCTTCGGCGACGCGCTGCGTGCGCTGCGTCATGTCCTGGCTGCGCTCACCGGCATTGGCGAACATCGACTGGAAGGGCGCGAACGCCGGAACGGCGTCGAAGCCGTTGAAGAAGTTGGTCTTGGTCACGGTTTCGATTCCTTTCTGGGCGACAGCAGTCGTCTGGCGGACTGCCTTGCGGGTGTTGCGGCGAGCCGTCTTGGTGCGGCGCGCATTGGTCTTCTCGGCAGCAGCGGCGACGCGCTTCACG
The sequence above is drawn from the Sphingomonas lutea genome and encodes:
- a CDS encoding phasin family protein; the encoded protein is MADETKVQAEAAANAPAKLADTVAKTAEKVVAETKQVAKRERAASKRRVKRVAAAAEKTNARRTKTARRNTRKAVRQTTAVAQKGIETVTKTNFFNGFDAVPAFAPFQSMFANAGERSQDMTQRTQRVAEELADLTRANIEAMVEAGRVAAEGARSIGQDAVASGRDGVEQAADAIRSLAEAKSPTEYMQLQGEFARASFDRAVAETSKLTEAMVKLAGEAFQPLSNRATANAERFNTLVA